Proteins from a single region of Natrinema salifodinae:
- the leuD gene encoding 3-isopropylmalate dehydratase small subunit gives MTDDGEVEIPEVEYVSGSGVPIRGNDIDTDQIIPARFMKVVTFDGLGEFAFFDVRFDENDDPKEHPMNEDRFQDSSVMVVNSNFGCGSSREHAPQALMRWGIDAIIGESFAEIFAGNCLALGIPTVTADSETIGELQDWVDANPDGEIDIDVEAEEVTYGETTIDVTVDEAQRKALVEGVWDTTALMKSNAGEVAKLAEELPYVEDAAIPEAE, from the coding sequence ATGACCGACGACGGCGAGGTCGAGATCCCCGAAGTCGAGTACGTGTCGGGGTCGGGCGTCCCGATCCGCGGGAACGATATCGACACCGACCAGATCATCCCCGCGCGGTTCATGAAGGTCGTCACCTTCGACGGGCTGGGCGAGTTCGCGTTCTTCGACGTCCGGTTCGACGAGAACGACGATCCCAAGGAGCATCCGATGAACGAGGACCGATTCCAGGACTCCTCGGTGATGGTCGTCAACAGCAATTTCGGCTGCGGCTCTTCGCGCGAGCACGCGCCCCAGGCCCTGATGCGCTGGGGCATCGACGCGATCATCGGCGAGAGCTTCGCCGAGATCTTCGCGGGCAACTGCCTGGCGCTCGGCATCCCGACCGTCACGGCGGACAGCGAGACGATTGGAGAGTTGCAGGATTGGGTCGACGCGAACCCCGACGGCGAGATCGACATCGACGTCGAGGCCGAGGAGGTCACCTACGGCGAAACCACGATCGACGTCACCGTCGACGAGGCCCAGCGCAAGGCCCTCGTCGAGGGTGTCTGGGATACGACGGCGCTGATGAAGTCCAACGCCGGCGAGGTCGCTAAGCTGGCCGAGGAGTTGCCCTACGTCGAGGACGCGGCGATTCCCGAAGCCGAGTAA
- the leuC gene encoding 3-isopropylmalate dehydratase large subunit: MSEGTLYDKVWNRHKVTTLPTGQDQLFVGLHLIHEVTSPQAFGMLRERDLEVAFPELTHATVDHIVPTADQSRPYEEDAAEEMMAELEQNVREAGIEFSDPTTGDQGIVHVIGPEQGLTQPGKTIVCGDSHTSTHGAFGALAFGIGTSQIRDVLATGTVAMEKQQVRKIQVDGELGEGVEAKDVILEIIRRLGTEGGVGYVYEYAGEAIENLGMEGRMSICNMSIEGGARAGYVNPDETTYEWLEETDYFRENPEKFEELKPYWESIRSDEDAEYDDIVRIDADELEPVVTWGTTPGQGIGITDPIPAPEDLPEDKQETARRAQEHMRVEPGDTMEGYEIDVAFLGSCTNARLPDLRRAARIVEGREVHDDVRAMVVPGSQRVQDAAEEAGLKDIFEEAGFEWRNAGCSMCLGMNEDQLEGDESCASSSNRNFIGRQGSKDGRTVLMNPRMVAAAAIEGEVTDVRELPEAEVTTA; encoded by the coding sequence ATGAGCGAGGGAACACTGTACGACAAGGTCTGGAATCGCCACAAGGTCACGACGCTGCCGACGGGACAGGATCAACTGTTCGTCGGCCTCCACCTCATTCACGAGGTGACGAGTCCGCAGGCGTTCGGGATGCTCCGCGAGCGCGACCTCGAAGTCGCCTTCCCCGAACTGACCCACGCGACCGTCGACCACATCGTCCCGACGGCCGATCAGTCTCGCCCGTACGAGGAGGACGCGGCCGAGGAGATGATGGCCGAACTCGAGCAGAACGTCCGCGAGGCGGGCATCGAGTTCTCCGACCCGACGACGGGCGATCAGGGCATCGTCCACGTCATCGGACCGGAGCAGGGACTCACCCAGCCCGGTAAGACGATCGTCTGTGGCGACTCCCACACCTCGACCCACGGCGCCTTCGGCGCGCTGGCGTTCGGGATCGGGACCAGCCAGATCCGCGACGTGCTCGCGACGGGCACCGTCGCCATGGAGAAACAGCAGGTCCGCAAGATCCAGGTCGACGGCGAACTCGGTGAGGGCGTCGAGGCTAAAGACGTCATCCTCGAGATCATCCGCCGACTCGGCACCGAGGGCGGCGTCGGCTACGTCTACGAGTACGCCGGCGAGGCCATCGAGAACCTCGGCATGGAGGGTCGGATGTCGATCTGCAACATGTCCATCGAGGGCGGCGCCCGCGCGGGCTACGTCAACCCCGACGAGACCACCTACGAGTGGCTCGAGGAGACCGACTACTTCCGGGAAAACCCCGAGAAGTTCGAGGAACTCAAGCCCTACTGGGAGTCGATCCGTTCGGACGAGGACGCCGAATACGACGATATCGTCCGGATCGACGCCGACGAACTCGAGCCGGTCGTCACCTGGGGCACCACGCCTGGCCAGGGCATCGGCATCACCGACCCGATTCCGGCCCCCGAGGACCTGCCCGAGGACAAACAAGAGACCGCGCGACGCGCCCAGGAGCACATGCGCGTCGAGCCAGGCGACACGATGGAGGGCTACGAGATCGACGTGGCCTTCCTCGGCTCCTGTACGAACGCCCGCCTGCCGGACCTGCGGCGGGCCGCCCGGATCGTCGAGGGCCGCGAGGTCCACGACGACGTCCGCGCGATGGTCGTCCCCGGCAGCCAACGCGTCCAGGACGCCGCCGAGGAAGCGGGCCTCAAGGATATCTTCGAGGAAGCCGGCTTCGAGTGGCGCAACGCCGGCTGTTCGATGTGCCTGGGCATGAACGAGGACCAACTCGAGGGCGACGAGTCCTGTGCCTCCTCCTCGAATCGGAACTTCATCGGCCGCCAGGGCTCGAAGGACGGGCGGACCGTCCTGATGAACCCGCGGATGGTCGCCGCCGCGGCGATCGAGGGTGAAGTAACCGACGTTCGAGAGCTGCCGGAAGCGGAGGTGACCACCGCATGA
- the ilvC gene encoding ketol-acid reductoisomerase translates to MTDEFNTEIYYDDDADESHLETTTVAVLGYGSQGHAHAQNLDDSGVDVIVGLREDSSSRDAAEADGLEVATPVEAASRAEVVSVLVPDTVQPSVYADIESELDAGDTLQFAHGFNIHYNQIQPPEDVDVTMIAPKSPGHLVRRNYESGEGTPGLLAVYQDATGDAKERALAYAKGIGCTRAGVVETTFREETETDLFGEQAVLCGGIAELIKAGYDTLVDAGYSPEMAYFECLNEMKLIVDLMYEGGLGAMWDSVSDTAEYGGLSRGDAVIDDHARENMEEVLRQVQDGEFATEWVAENQANRPTYTQLRQAEKNHEIEDVGERLRALFAWAEEEETEDESVRMQADD, encoded by the coding sequence ATGACTGACGAATTCAACACCGAGATTTACTACGACGACGACGCGGACGAATCGCACCTCGAAACCACCACGGTAGCCGTCCTCGGCTACGGCAGCCAGGGCCACGCTCACGCGCAGAACCTCGACGACAGCGGGGTCGACGTGATCGTCGGCCTGCGCGAGGACTCGTCCTCGCGCGACGCGGCCGAGGCCGACGGCCTCGAGGTGGCGACGCCGGTCGAGGCGGCCTCGCGGGCAGAGGTCGTCTCGGTGCTGGTCCCTGACACGGTTCAGCCGTCGGTCTACGCCGACATCGAGTCCGAACTCGACGCGGGCGACACGCTGCAGTTCGCCCACGGCTTCAACATCCACTACAACCAGATCCAGCCCCCCGAGGACGTCGACGTCACGATGATCGCGCCGAAGTCGCCAGGCCACCTGGTGCGGCGCAACTACGAGAGCGGCGAAGGAACTCCGGGGCTGCTCGCGGTCTATCAGGACGCGACCGGCGACGCGAAAGAGCGCGCGCTCGCGTATGCAAAGGGTATCGGGTGTACTCGCGCCGGCGTCGTCGAGACGACGTTCCGCGAGGAGACCGAGACCGACCTCTTCGGCGAGCAGGCCGTCCTCTGTGGCGGCATCGCGGAACTGATCAAGGCCGGCTACGACACGCTCGTCGACGCTGGCTACAGCCCCGAGATGGCGTACTTCGAGTGTCTCAACGAGATGAAGCTCATCGTCGACCTCATGTACGAGGGCGGCCTCGGCGCGATGTGGGATTCTGTCTCCGACACCGCCGAGTACGGCGGCCTCTCCCGTGGCGACGCCGTGATCGACGACCACGCTCGCGAGAACATGGAGGAAGTCCTCCGGCAGGTTCAGGACGGCGAGTTCGCGACCGAGTGGGTCGCCGAGAACCAGGCCAACCGGCCCACCTACACCCAGCTTCGCCAGGCCGAGAAGAACCACGAGATCGAGGACGTCGGCGAGCGACTGCGCGCGCTGTTCGCGTGGGCGGAAGAAGAGGAGACCGAGGACGAGTCCGTCCGGATGCAGGCGGACGACTGA
- the ilvN gene encoding acetolactate synthase small subunit, which produces MRRGLDGPAPEERPSPEGRRNEQGIRIDPEVEATHEPRRTVISALVEHEPGVLSDVSGLFSRRQFNIESLTVGPTEDENRARITVVVEEPDPGIDQLKKQLRKLVPVIAVRELEPDAMRRELALVKVDAADPAQVNAVADMYDATTVDSSPETATFEITGARQKIEAAIETFGQFGIREISRTGTTALARGTDDTAATDRAASTADQANQHYETHQTANDD; this is translated from the coding sequence ATGAGACGCGGATTAGACGGCCCGGCTCCGGAGGAGCGACCGAGCCCCGAGGGACGGCGCAACGAACAGGGCATTCGCATCGACCCCGAGGTCGAAGCGACCCACGAGCCCCGGCGCACCGTCATCTCGGCGCTGGTCGAACACGAGCCGGGCGTCCTCTCGGACGTCTCCGGGCTGTTCTCCCGGCGCCAGTTCAACATCGAGAGCCTGACCGTCGGGCCCACCGAGGACGAGAACCGCGCCCGGATCACGGTCGTCGTCGAGGAGCCCGACCCCGGAATCGATCAGCTCAAGAAACAGCTGCGGAAGCTGGTGCCGGTGATCGCGGTGCGGGAACTCGAGCCCGATGCGATGCGCCGGGAACTCGCGCTGGTGAAAGTCGACGCCGCGGACCCGGCGCAGGTCAACGCCGTCGCGGACATGTACGACGCGACGACCGTCGACTCCAGCCCCGAGACCGCGACCTTCGAGATCACGGGCGCGCGCCAGAAGATCGAGGCCGCGATCGAGACGTTCGGCCAGTTCGGCATCCGGGAAATCTCCCGAACCGGCACGACGGCGCTGGCTCGCGGCACCGACGACACCGCCGCGACCGATCGAGCAGCATCGACCGCCGACCAGGCGAACCAGCACTACGAAACCCACCAGACTGCCAACGATGACTGA
- the ilvB gene encoding biosynthetic-type acetolactate synthase large subunit, translated as MSERAAKVTPADAEEQADDQSQEQITDSAAPDAAEPDVESETTTEPVTTGAEAVIRALENAGVEYAFGVQGGAIMPVYDALYDSDIYHVTMAHEQGAAHAADAYGIVSGEPGICLATSGPGATNLVTGIADADMDSDPMVALTGQVPTEFVGNDAFQETDTTGVTTPVTKENTFATDSDRVGTDVSEAFALASEGRPGPTLVDLPKDVTQADTDSEPDEPKTPDTYRVQERADPEIIDAAAERIENSNRPVMLLGGGVIKGEASEACREFAIEHEIPVITTMPGLGAFPEDHELSLEMAGMHGTGYANMAITHCDSLIGIGTRFDDRLTGGIETFAPDAELIHVDIDPAEISKNIHADYPLVGDAETVVEQLADAVDASPEATKWRAQCQQWKSDYSMAYDAPEDEPVQPEFVVEALDEATSDRAIVTTGVGQHQMWACQYWTFTEPRTWVSSHGLGTMGYGLPAAIGARIAADDDQEVVCIDGDGSFLMTMQGLSVAVRENLDITVAVLNNEYIGMVRQWQDAFFEGRHAASDYGWMPEFDKLAEAFGAQGYRIDDYDDVADTIESALTYDGPSVIDVHIDPEANVYPMVPSGGDNGQFALTEDQL; from the coding sequence ATGAGCGAACGCGCAGCAAAGGTCACGCCAGCGGACGCGGAGGAACAGGCAGACGACCAGAGCCAAGAGCAGATCACCGACAGCGCCGCGCCCGACGCGGCGGAACCCGACGTCGAGTCCGAGACGACGACCGAACCCGTTACGACGGGTGCAGAGGCCGTCATCCGCGCGTTGGAAAACGCGGGCGTCGAGTACGCCTTCGGCGTGCAGGGCGGGGCGATCATGCCCGTCTACGACGCCCTCTACGACTCGGACATCTACCACGTGACGATGGCCCACGAGCAGGGCGCAGCCCACGCGGCCGACGCCTACGGCATCGTCTCGGGCGAGCCGGGGATCTGCCTGGCGACGTCGGGCCCGGGCGCGACCAACCTGGTGACCGGCATCGCCGACGCCGACATGGACTCGGACCCGATGGTCGCGCTGACCGGCCAGGTGCCGACGGAGTTCGTCGGCAACGACGCGTTCCAGGAGACCGACACCACCGGCGTCACGACGCCGGTTACGAAGGAGAACACGTTCGCGACCGACTCGGATCGCGTCGGGACCGACGTCAGCGAGGCGTTCGCGCTCGCAAGCGAGGGGCGACCGGGGCCGACCCTGGTCGACCTGCCAAAGGACGTCACCCAGGCCGACACCGACAGCGAACCCGACGAGCCGAAGACGCCCGACACCTACCGCGTGCAGGAGCGGGCGGACCCGGAGATCATCGACGCCGCGGCCGAGCGGATCGAGAACTCGAACCGCCCGGTCATGCTGCTGGGCGGGGGCGTCATCAAGGGCGAAGCCAGCGAGGCCTGCCGGGAGTTCGCGATCGAACACGAGATCCCGGTCATCACCACGATGCCCGGCCTCGGCGCGTTCCCCGAGGACCACGAACTCTCCTTGGAGATGGCGGGGATGCACGGCACTGGGTACGCCAACATGGCGATCACCCACTGTGACTCCCTGATCGGGATCGGGACCCGGTTCGACGACCGCCTAACCGGCGGGATCGAGACCTTCGCGCCCGACGCGGAGCTCATCCACGTCGACATCGACCCCGCGGAGATCTCGAAGAACATCCACGCGGACTACCCGCTGGTCGGCGACGCCGAAACCGTCGTCGAGCAGCTGGCCGACGCGGTCGACGCCTCGCCGGAAGCCACGAAGTGGCGCGCGCAGTGCCAGCAGTGGAAGTCCGACTACTCGATGGCCTACGACGCGCCCGAGGACGAGCCGGTCCAGCCGGAGTTCGTCGTCGAGGCGTTAGACGAGGCCACTAGCGACCGCGCGATCGTCACGACCGGTGTCGGCCAACACCAGATGTGGGCCTGCCAGTACTGGACGTTCACCGAGCCCCGCACCTGGGTCTCGAGTCACGGTCTCGGGACGATGGGCTACGGCCTGCCCGCCGCCATCGGCGCGCGGATCGCGGCCGACGACGATCAGGAGGTCGTCTGCATCGACGGCGACGGCTCGTTCCTGATGACGATGCAAGGGCTGTCCGTGGCGGTCCGCGAGAACTTGGACATCACGGTCGCCGTGCTCAACAACGAGTACATCGGAATGGTCCGGCAGTGGCAGGACGCCTTCTTCGAGGGCCGCCACGCCGCGTCGGACTACGGCTGGATGCCCGAATTCGATAAGCTCGCCGAGGCCTTCGGCGCGCAGGGGTACCGGATCGACGACTACGACGACGTCGCCGACACCATCGAGTCGGCGCTGACTTACGACGGCCCCTCGGTGATCGACGTCCACATCGATCCCGAGGCGAACGTCTACCCGATGGTGCCAAGCGGCGGCGACAACGGTCAGTTCGCATTGACGGAGGACCAGCTATGA
- a CDS encoding LeuA family protein, whose translation MQIQCLHKTTRPLTPVRGVEFFQGTLDSTDEIESARVFDTTLRDGEQSPGTSFSYDDKRQIASVLDDMGTHVIEAGFPVNSDAEFEAVRDIASSTSSTTCGLARVVDKDIEAALDSGVEMVHTFVSTSDVQIEDSMHATREEVVQRAVESVERIKAAGATCMFSPMDATRTDEQFLIEVIEAVTEAGTDWINIPDTCGVATPGRFRAMIEKVSAHTDARIDVHAHDDFGLATANALAGIEAGADQAQVSVNSIGERAGNAAYEEFVMAVESLYQTETGIDTTRITELSEIVAEKSDVPTPGNKPVVGDNAFSHESGIHAAGVIENSDTFEPGVMTPEMVGAERRLVMGKHTGTHSVRERLVECGFDPTDDQVRAVTRRVKDYGAEKRRVTVSDLERFAEETGIERRREEEEEVRA comes from the coding sequence ATGCAGATACAATGTCTGCACAAGACAACCCGTCCTCTGACACCAGTCAGGGGGGTCGAGTTCTTCCAGGGCACGTTAGATTCCACTGACGAAATAGAGTCAGCACGTGTCTTCGATACGACCCTCCGGGACGGCGAGCAGTCACCCGGAACTTCGTTCTCCTACGACGATAAACGGCAGATCGCGTCCGTTCTGGACGATATGGGGACCCACGTCATCGAGGCCGGGTTCCCTGTCAACTCGGACGCCGAGTTCGAGGCCGTTCGTGATATCGCTTCGTCCACCAGTTCGACGACCTGCGGCTTAGCCCGCGTCGTCGACAAGGATATCGAAGCGGCGCTCGATTCCGGCGTCGAGATGGTGCACACGTTCGTCAGCACCAGCGACGTCCAGATCGAGGATTCGATGCACGCCACCCGGGAGGAAGTCGTACAGCGCGCAGTCGAGTCGGTCGAACGCATCAAAGCGGCGGGCGCGACCTGCATGTTCTCGCCGATGGATGCGACCCGAACCGACGAACAGTTCCTGATCGAGGTGATCGAAGCGGTCACCGAGGCGGGAACCGACTGGATCAACATTCCCGACACATGTGGCGTCGCCACCCCCGGTCGGTTCCGGGCCATGATCGAGAAGGTCTCGGCCCACACCGACGCGCGGATCGACGTCCACGCCCACGACGACTTCGGCCTGGCCACCGCCAACGCCCTCGCGGGCATCGAGGCGGGGGCCGACCAGGCCCAGGTGTCGGTCAACTCTATCGGCGAGCGGGCCGGCAACGCCGCTTACGAGGAGTTCGTGATGGCCGTCGAGTCCCTGTATCAGACTGAGACGGGGATCGACACGACGCGCATCACCGAGCTCTCGGAGATCGTCGCGGAGAAGAGCGACGTCCCGACGCCGGGCAACAAGCCCGTCGTCGGCGACAACGCCTTCTCCCACGAGAGCGGCATCCACGCCGCCGGCGTCATCGAAAACTCCGACACCTTCGAGCCCGGCGTAATGACCCCCGAGATGGTCGGCGCCGAGCGCCGCCTGGTCATGGGCAAGCACACCGGCACCCACTCGGTCCGCGAACGGCTCGTCGAGTGCGGGTTCGACCCCACCGACGACCAGGTGCGGGCCGTCACCCGCCGTGTCAAGGATTACGGGGCCGAGAAGCGCCGGGTCACGGTCAGCGACCTCGAGCGCTTCGCCGAAGAGACCGGCATCGAACGCCGGCGCGAGGAGGAAGAGGAGGTGCGCGCCTGA
- a CDS encoding ferritin-like domain-containing protein, with protein MTTDEISTLLTEAYIDELETVMNYLTNAIVLDGIHAEEVKESLQEDIQEELDHAQMLGERLKQLDESPPGSESFEANQHSLQPPEDTTDVQSVIEGVLEAENDAIETYQSLHEAASEANDPVTEDVAVTILADEEAHHTEFRGFQKEFPQD; from the coding sequence ATGACGACCGACGAGATCAGCACCCTCCTGACCGAGGCTTACATCGACGAACTCGAGACCGTGATGAACTACCTCACCAACGCGATCGTCCTCGACGGCATCCACGCCGAGGAGGTCAAGGAGAGTCTCCAGGAGGACATTCAGGAGGAACTCGACCACGCCCAGATGCTCGGCGAGCGATTGAAACAACTCGACGAGTCACCGCCAGGCTCCGAATCGTTCGAGGCGAACCAGCACAGCCTCCAGCCTCCGGAGGACACGACCGACGTCCAGTCGGTCATCGAAGGCGTCCTCGAGGCCGAGAACGACGCGATCGAGACCTACCAATCGCTCCACGAGGCCGCGTCCGAGGCGAACGATCCCGTCACGGAGGACGTCGCGGTGACGATCCTGGCCGACGAGGAGGCCCACCACACCGAGTTCCGCGGCTTCCAGAAGGAGTTCCCACAGGACTGA
- a CDS encoding DUF5779 family protein — translation MSDFDLDLRAVEEHIDDELEIEGSILLGVLDGTTPGDEWLDAISKGNVLVLNVEGDVNELAAGFARDVKESGGSLVHFRGFLLVTPPGVDVSTDRL, via the coding sequence ATGAGCGATTTCGACCTCGACCTCCGGGCCGTCGAGGAGCACATCGACGACGAACTCGAGATAGAGGGCAGTATCCTCCTCGGCGTGCTCGACGGCACGACGCCCGGCGACGAATGGCTCGACGCGATCTCGAAGGGCAACGTTCTCGTCCTCAACGTCGAAGGCGACGTCAACGAACTGGCCGCGGGCTTCGCCCGCGACGTCAAGGAATCCGGCGGCAGCCTCGTCCACTTCCGCGGCTTCCTGCTCGTGACGCCGCCTGGCGTGGACGTGAGCACGGACCGGCTCTGA
- a CDS encoding VOC family protein — MLSGLAWLALEVKYLDPAQAFYAETLDLPVRERGANELAFAAGDTDLVLRRPEGVPRGGLHTHYAFSIPESEYDAWWDRLGEEYDLEEMQFGSARSLYLYDPDGNCVELGQQDVAGPGIDGIFEVVLEVEDLDRSRAFYEDLGFETVDVGDARKRVRLHGPMALELWEPHLGIADARGGVHVDLGFATDDPAAALEAIGDRVRSVEREGDDEVVVRDPDGHFLTFTSA; from the coding sequence ATGCTATCCGGCCTGGCCTGGCTCGCCCTCGAGGTCAAGTACCTCGACCCGGCGCAGGCGTTCTACGCGGAGACGCTGGACCTCCCCGTCCGCGAGCGCGGAGCCAACGAACTCGCGTTCGCAGCTGGCGACACCGACCTCGTGCTCCGACGACCTGAGGGGGTCCCGCGGGGCGGGCTGCACACCCACTACGCGTTCTCGATCCCCGAGTCCGAGTACGACGCCTGGTGGGATCGCCTGGGCGAGGAGTACGACCTCGAGGAGATGCAGTTCGGCTCCGCGCGGTCGCTGTACCTGTACGATCCCGACGGCAACTGCGTCGAACTCGGCCAGCAGGACGTAGCCGGGCCGGGGATCGACGGGATTTTCGAGGTCGTCCTCGAGGTCGAGGACCTCGACCGCTCGCGGGCGTTCTACGAGGATCTGGGGTTCGAGACCGTCGACGTGGGCGACGCCCGAAAGCGCGTGCGGCTCCACGGACCGATGGCGCTGGAACTCTGGGAACCGCATCTGGGGATCGCCGACGCCCGCGGCGGCGTCCACGTCGACCTCGGCTTCGCGACGGACGATCCCGCGGCGGCGCTCGAGGCGATTGGCGATCGCGTCCGGTCCGTCGAGCGGGAGGGCGACGACGAGGTCGTCGTCCGGGATCCCGACGGGCACTTCCTGACGTTTACGTCGGCCTGA
- a CDS encoding MPN domain-containing protein, whose product MVYVTRALVDVLLDLASEADPDDVTTGVSITPAGDLEGAGADGLPPETPVFTDFFLPDPGNPVNAVFGVDLSTPARQAQGRFVSHPVGELAVTRRDDLAQVVFVAVPPWTLGERSFAAFDRSGERQPLEIVDASPPGQSLAE is encoded by the coding sequence GTGGTCTACGTCACCCGCGCGCTCGTCGACGTCCTGCTGGATCTGGCCAGCGAGGCCGATCCCGACGACGTCACGACCGGCGTCTCCATCACACCCGCAGGCGACCTCGAAGGCGCCGGCGCGGACGGACTCCCGCCCGAGACTCCCGTCTTCACGGACTTCTTCCTCCCGGATCCAGGCAACCCCGTCAACGCCGTCTTTGGGGTCGACCTCTCGACGCCCGCCCGCCAGGCGCAGGGTCGGTTCGTCTCCCATCCCGTCGGCGAACTCGCCGTGACGCGACGGGACGACCTGGCCCAGGTGGTCTTCGTCGCGGTCCCGCCGTGGACGCTCGGCGAGCGGTCGTTCGCCGCGTTCGATCGAAGTGGCGAGCGCCAACCCCTCGAAATCGTCGACGCCTCGCCGCCGGGACAATCGCTGGCGGAGTGA
- a CDS encoding ribbon-helix-helix domain-containing protein yields the protein MTEYTTVSIPKDLADRVEETIEGTSFQSTSDLVRFLLRSIVIQHQKEGELTEAEFEEITEQLRGLGYLE from the coding sequence ATGACCGAGTACACCACGGTGTCGATCCCGAAGGACCTGGCGGACCGCGTCGAGGAGACCATCGAGGGGACGAGCTTCCAGAGTACGAGCGACCTGGTCCGGTTCCTGCTGCGCAGTATCGTCATCCAACACCAGAAGGAGGGCGAACTCACCGAGGCGGAGTTCGAGGAGATCACCGAACAGCTCCGGGGCCTGGGCTACCTGGAGTGA